Proteins from one Candidatus Poribacteria bacterium genomic window:
- a CDS encoding XdhC family protein, translating to MREIYQKIPELIESAQVGAYCTVVETKGSTPQKPGSKLLILPDLRNIGTLGGGCVEAEARRQAIGLMQDGVPRLLEFQLDSDYGWDDGLICGGNMKIFIDLPKTHAEAEMFERLQALNSEKTPIVCATVVTSAKQGIDVGMKMIFATTGERIGTLGDPALEAAVEEQTPEILKKNLAGLFREDETASVFLEPLQPRPTLLIAGAGHVGQALCHLGSWLDFDIAIVDDRADFASTERLPEADEIIIGDIATELRNYPITPLTYVVIVTRGHQHDESALHSVVESDAGYIGLIGSRRKIKLIFDDLMEAGISTERLQRVYAPIGLDINSKTVPEIAVSIASQLIQIRNAADTVHTFDAQPVRMPTVKVAGGGKNE from the coding sequence AAGCCCGGCTCAAAGCTCTTAATTCTCCCAGATTTGCGGAATATCGGCACACTCGGTGGTGGGTGTGTTGAGGCGGAAGCGCGTCGGCAAGCCATAGGCTTGATGCAGGACGGTGTACCGCGGCTACTTGAGTTTCAATTGGATAGCGATTACGGCTGGGACGATGGACTCATCTGCGGCGGGAATATGAAAATCTTCATTGATCTGCCGAAAACGCACGCCGAAGCAGAAATGTTTGAGCGACTCCAAGCCTTGAACAGTGAGAAAACACCGATCGTCTGTGCAACGGTTGTGACGAGTGCTAAACAGGGCATTGATGTCGGTATGAAGATGATCTTCGCCACCACAGGTGAACGTATCGGCACGTTGGGCGATCCGGCTTTGGAAGCGGCAGTGGAGGAGCAGACTCCTGAGATACTTAAGAAGAACCTTGCAGGCTTGTTTCGCGAGGACGAGACAGCATCCGTCTTTTTAGAGCCGTTACAACCTCGCCCGACTTTACTCATCGCGGGAGCGGGTCATGTTGGACAGGCACTCTGTCATCTCGGTAGTTGGTTGGATTTTGACATCGCTATTGTTGACGATCGCGCCGACTTCGCTTCCACCGAAAGGTTACCAGAAGCAGACGAGATTATCATCGGCGATATCGCCACGGAACTCCGAAACTATCCGATTACGCCACTGACATACGTTGTGATTGTCACCCGTGGACACCAGCACGATGAATCGGCGTTACACAGTGTTGTTGAATCGGATGCCGGTTACATTGGATTGATAGGGAGCCGTCGCAAGATTAAACTGATATTCGACGATCTAATGGAGGCTGGGATTTCTACGGAGAGACTCCAACGGGTTTATGCACCCATCGGGCTGGATATTAACTCAAAAACCGTGCCGGAAATTGCTGTCAGTATCGCATCGCAACTTATCCAGATCCGTAATGCCGCTGACACTGTTCACACTTTTGATGCACAGCCCGTACGAATGCCTACCGTTAAAGTAGCAGGAGGGGGAAAAAATGAGTGA
- a CDS encoding phytanoyl-CoA dioxygenase family protein — MNPEPKVIVEDIEMSVDALDVQKAADIFEEHGCLVVRGLMAPYIKALHQDIEAAAAESISLLDKAERIVEGWRTPNGTLFLPAPEGYKRDKQIMVLSIGYQTSAAFFQSALDETTVNIVEAILGPNVEIFGNGQCLYKEPVGGHPKHLHQDSAYFEHRYQGPVGILSYVVDTDLVNGALHVVPGSHKLGQLKHIDTFSHLGLEEDEWPWESALPVVGNAGDSIFFNVKTIHGSKQNMSDKPRPIFINRYRRTDDFVVIGGTTTTNRAEAEKRAAAAEEAKKSNSDRGLMLRGFRPFDSQD, encoded by the coding sequence GTGAATCCAGAACCTAAAGTAATAGTTGAAGATATTGAGATGTCCGTGGATGCATTAGATGTTCAAAAAGCTGCAGATATTTTTGAGGAACACGGGTGTCTTGTCGTCCGTGGACTGATGGCACCGTATATCAAAGCACTTCATCAGGATATTGAGGCAGCCGCGGCGGAGTCCATATCGTTGCTTGACAAGGCGGAACGGATTGTTGAAGGGTGGCGTACACCGAACGGCACGCTGTTCCTACCAGCACCAGAAGGCTATAAACGCGACAAACAGATCATGGTACTGTCGATAGGCTATCAGACGAGTGCTGCGTTTTTCCAATCCGCTCTTGATGAAACCACAGTCAATATCGTAGAGGCGATCTTGGGACCCAATGTGGAGATCTTCGGCAACGGTCAGTGTCTCTATAAGGAGCCGGTCGGTGGACACCCGAAGCACCTCCATCAGGATTCTGCGTATTTTGAACACCGCTATCAGGGACCCGTCGGCATTCTGAGTTATGTTGTAGACACTGACTTGGTAAATGGGGCGTTACACGTTGTACCGGGTTCACACAAACTCGGACAACTCAAGCATATTGATACGTTCTCGCATCTCGGTTTGGAGGAGGATGAGTGGCCCTGGGAGAGCGCGCTCCCAGTTGTTGGAAACGCTGGTGATTCGATCTTCTTTAACGTCAAGACCATTCACGGTTCCAAACAGAATATGTCGGACAAACCGCGTCCGATTTTCATCAACCGCTATCGCCGAACAGACGATTTCGTGGTCATCGGTGGGACGACCACGACGAACCGTGCAGAGGCAGAGAAGCGTGCCGCTGCAGCTGAGGAAGCGAAGAAATCTAATAGTGATCGAGGTTTGATGTTGCGAGGGTTCCGTCCGTTTGATTCGCAGGATTAA
- a CDS encoding DUF420 domain-containing protein, with amino-acid sequence MLEISDLPTVNATLNTISGILLTIGYVQIRQQKITAHKNCMLAAFGVSVLFLISYVIYHANAGSKPFTKHGWIRPVYFTILISHILLAFVIVPLALRTLYLAWRERFEKHRRIAKITFPIWLYVSVTGVIIYLMLYQL; translated from the coding sequence GTGCTTGAGATCTCAGACCTACCGACGGTCAATGCAACCCTGAATACAATCAGTGGTATCCTACTAACGATCGGATATGTGCAAATCCGACAACAAAAAATCACGGCACATAAAAACTGCATGCTCGCAGCTTTTGGTGTGTCCGTGCTTTTCCTCATCAGTTACGTTATCTATCACGCCAACGCCGGTTCAAAACCATTCACAAAACACGGATGGATTCGTCCTGTCTATTTTACTATCCTGATTTCACACATCCTTTTAGCGTTCGTCATCGTGCCATTGGCGTTACGCACCCTCTATTTGGCGTGGCGTGAGCGGTTTGAGAAACACCGTCGCATCGCGAAGATTACTTTCCCGATTTGGTTGTATGTCTCGGTAACAGGCGTGATTATCTATCTGATGCTGTATCAGTTGTAG